A portion of the Edaphobacter lichenicola genome contains these proteins:
- the ftsW gene encoding putative lipid II flippase FtsW — protein sequence MAKRVGVDKWLFGVVLLLVLFGLVMVFSASAVMAQSSLGSPYPYVMKQAIWAVLGLIAMVALMQVDYRTYNNPKVVFPAVAVTMLMLIGVFAMKDSHATHRWVRFGNLFTFQPSELAKPVLVLFLAYFLQTRIHQMDDWKGTILRAVAVPLAFTALILKEPDLGTGMVCMAVTALMLYLAGAKTKYFAVGAAFAAPVLYFMLFHVAFRRARMLAFVNPEADPRGSGFHILQSLIAVGTGGIRGLGLMEGRQKLFYLPEVQTDFIFANICEELGLIGALLIVALFVALGYRGLRAAFLSTDPFARFLAFGITTAILIQAFFNMSVVLALLPTKGIPLPFISSGGTSLFITLASMGVLLNVTREID from the coding sequence ATGGCGAAGAGAGTAGGGGTGGACAAGTGGCTCTTCGGAGTGGTGCTGCTGCTGGTGCTGTTTGGGCTGGTGATGGTGTTTTCGGCGTCGGCGGTGATGGCTCAGTCGAGTCTGGGATCTCCTTATCCTTATGTGATGAAGCAGGCGATCTGGGCTGTGCTGGGGCTGATCGCCATGGTCGCGCTGATGCAGGTGGACTATCGGACTTATAACAATCCGAAGGTCGTCTTTCCTGCGGTTGCGGTGACGATGTTGATGTTGATTGGCGTGTTTGCGATGAAGGACTCGCATGCAACGCATCGCTGGGTCCGATTTGGGAATCTGTTTACGTTTCAGCCTTCGGAGTTAGCGAAGCCTGTTCTGGTGTTGTTTCTGGCTTACTTTTTGCAGACGCGAATTCACCAGATGGATGACTGGAAGGGGACGATTCTGCGGGCGGTTGCGGTTCCGCTGGCGTTTACGGCTTTGATTTTGAAGGAGCCGGACCTGGGGACCGGCATGGTGTGCATGGCGGTGACGGCTCTGATGCTGTACCTGGCCGGTGCCAAGACCAAGTACTTTGCGGTTGGTGCTGCGTTTGCGGCGCCGGTGCTGTACTTCATGCTGTTTCATGTGGCGTTTCGGCGGGCTCGGATGCTGGCGTTTGTGAATCCGGAGGCCGATCCACGCGGAAGCGGGTTTCACATCCTTCAATCGCTGATTGCGGTTGGAACGGGCGGAATCCGTGGTCTCGGGTTGATGGAAGGTCGGCAGAAGCTGTTCTATCTTCCGGAGGTGCAGACGGACTTTATCTTTGCCAACATCTGTGAAGAGCTGGGATTGATTGGGGCGTTACTGATTGTGGCGTTGTTTGTGGCGTTGGGCTATCGCGGGCTGCGGGCGGCGTTTCTGTCAACCGACCCGTTTGCGCGATTTCTGGCGTTTGGGATCACGACTGCGATCCTGATCCAGGCTTTCTTCAATATGAGCGTGGTGCTGGCGCTGTTGCCGACGAAGGGGATTCCGCTGCCGTTCATCTCATCGGGTGGGACTTCGCTTTTTATTACGCTGGCCAGCATGGGTGTGCTGCTGAATGTGACGCGTGAGATCGATTGA
- the murG gene encoding undecaprenyldiphospho-muramoylpentapeptide beta-N-acetylglucosaminyltransferase: protein MNESVPGLRVLIAGGGTGGHVIPALAIGREMRDAHGAEVRFVGTARGLETRLVPEAGFPLELIRVGQLKNVSLMTRLRTLTDLPLGVARCLELVRSFRPDVVVGVGGYASGPAMLAAVLLRVPTVAYEPNAAPGLANRLVGKYVAAAAVNFPETTKYFRNAVVTGVPVREAIFVVPDRALGAEPRLLITAGSNGAKIFNETMPGIAARLLERVPGLTIVHQTGEKALSATAEAYAKAGIDLSRVKVTAFLSDMPEQYAAADLVLARAGSTVAELAAAGKPALLVPLPTAADDHQRKNAELVVKGGAAEMLLQTELTPEVLLERLTGLLTSGERLRTMSASARAMGKPGALARIGEMVAGVAEVGA, encoded by the coding sequence GTGAACGAATCGGTGCCGGGGCTGCGGGTTTTGATTGCTGGTGGGGGGACCGGGGGGCATGTGATTCCGGCGCTGGCAATCGGACGTGAGATGCGGGACGCGCATGGGGCCGAGGTGCGGTTTGTCGGGACGGCGCGTGGGTTGGAGACGAGGCTGGTGCCGGAGGCGGGGTTTCCGCTGGAGCTGATTCGGGTGGGGCAGTTGAAGAATGTGAGCCTGATGACGCGGTTGCGGACGCTTACGGATCTTCCGCTTGGGGTGGCGCGGTGTTTGGAGCTGGTGCGGAGCTTCAGGCCGGATGTGGTGGTGGGGGTTGGTGGATATGCTTCGGGGCCTGCGATGCTGGCGGCGGTGCTGCTGCGGGTGCCGACGGTGGCGTATGAGCCGAATGCGGCTCCAGGGCTGGCGAACCGGCTAGTGGGTAAGTATGTCGCTGCGGCTGCGGTGAACTTTCCGGAGACGACGAAGTACTTTCGCAATGCGGTGGTGACTGGCGTGCCGGTGCGGGAGGCGATCTTTGTGGTGCCGGACAGGGCGCTGGGTGCGGAGCCTCGGTTGCTGATTACGGCGGGGAGTAATGGGGCGAAGATCTTCAACGAGACGATGCCGGGGATTGCAGCGCGGTTGCTGGAGCGAGTGCCGGGGCTGACGATCGTGCACCAGACGGGCGAGAAGGCTTTGAGCGCGACTGCGGAGGCGTATGCCAAGGCAGGTATCGACCTGTCGCGGGTGAAGGTGACTGCGTTTTTGAGCGATATGCCGGAACAGTATGCTGCGGCGGACCTGGTGTTGGCGCGGGCGGGTAGCACGGTGGCGGAGTTGGCTGCGGCGGGCAAGCCTGCACTGCTGGTGCCGCTGCCGACGGCTGCCGACGACCACCAGCGGAAGAATGCGGAGCTGGTGGTGAAGGGTGGTGCGGCGGAGATGCTGCTGCAGACTGAGCTGACGCCTGAGGTTCTGTTGGAACGGCTGACCGGGTTGCTGACGAGTGGCGAGCGGCTGCGGACGATGAGCGCGTCGGCTCGTGCGATGGGTAAGCCGGGGGCGCTTGCGAGGATCGGGGAGATGGTTGCGGGGGTAGCGGAGGTTGGGGCTTGA
- a CDS encoding pyridoxal phosphate-dependent decarboxylase family protein produces MQNEDSVAKRVSPLEMDSEEFRRLGYLLVDRIAGFLESLPEREVTRGESPSDVRHALEAERSLPLHGADPAKLLDRAADLLFEHSLFNAHPRFWGYITSSPAPIGALGDLLAAAVNPNVGAWLLSPMASEIEAQTIRWIAEMVGYPTDCGGLFVSGGNMANFVCFLAARQANAGWDVRVKGVENSRLRVYCSKETHTWIQKAADISGLGTDAIRWVPTDDELRMDVAALRRQIVSDMEAGDRPLMVVGTAGSVSTGAIDPLPEIAAICREFDVWFHVDGAYGGLAAVLPDASDALRGLREADSLAVDPHKWLYAPLEAGCALVRRPDKLRDAFAYHPPYYHFGVEAINYFDLGPQNSRGFRALKVWLALQQVGRAGYVRMISDDIRLAGELFQRISGYPALEAFTHSLSITTFRYVPLDLDSGDEGVEAYLERLNRELLTRLQAGGEAYVSNAVVHGRFALRACIVNFRTSLADVEALLPIVVRIGGEVDAELRSQGVRGEASQRV; encoded by the coding sequence ATGCAGAACGAAGATAGCGTTGCGAAACGTGTTTCGCCACTGGAGATGGATTCTGAGGAGTTTCGAAGACTGGGATACCTCCTTGTCGATCGGATCGCTGGATTTCTGGAGTCACTTCCTGAACGTGAAGTGACTCGTGGCGAATCGCCCTCCGATGTTCGGCATGCGCTGGAGGCAGAACGTAGTTTGCCGCTGCATGGTGCGGACCCGGCAAAGTTGCTCGATCGTGCCGCTGACTTGTTGTTTGAGCATTCGCTGTTCAATGCGCATCCCCGATTCTGGGGGTACATTACTTCATCTCCTGCGCCGATTGGTGCGCTGGGGGATCTGCTGGCTGCTGCGGTCAATCCAAATGTGGGAGCGTGGCTGCTTTCACCGATGGCCAGCGAGATCGAGGCTCAGACCATACGCTGGATTGCCGAGATGGTGGGTTATCCGACGGACTGCGGCGGGCTCTTTGTGAGCGGCGGGAACATGGCGAACTTTGTGTGTTTTCTGGCGGCGCGGCAGGCGAATGCGGGTTGGGATGTGCGGGTGAAGGGAGTGGAGAATAGCCGGCTGCGGGTGTACTGCTCCAAAGAGACGCATACGTGGATTCAAAAGGCGGCGGACATTTCGGGGTTGGGCACGGATGCGATCCGCTGGGTTCCGACAGACGATGAGCTGAGAATGGACGTTGCGGCGCTGCGAAGGCAGATCGTGAGCGATATGGAAGCTGGCGACAGGCCGCTTATGGTCGTTGGTACGGCTGGCTCAGTGAGTACGGGGGCAATTGATCCGCTGCCGGAGATTGCTGCGATATGCCGTGAGTTCGATGTGTGGTTCCATGTCGATGGCGCTTATGGTGGCCTTGCGGCAGTCTTACCTGATGCTTCGGATGCGTTGCGCGGGTTGCGTGAAGCAGATTCGCTGGCGGTCGATCCGCACAAGTGGCTGTATGCGCCGCTGGAAGCGGGTTGCGCTTTGGTCCGCAGACCGGACAAGTTGCGTGATGCGTTCGCCTATCATCCGCCTTACTACCACTTCGGAGTGGAGGCGATTAACTACTTCGACCTGGGGCCTCAGAACTCTCGCGGATTTCGAGCGCTGAAGGTGTGGCTCGCGCTGCAGCAGGTTGGCCGGGCGGGATATGTCCGGATGATCTCGGATGATATTCGGCTGGCTGGAGAGTTGTTTCAACGGATATCGGGGTACCCTGCGCTGGAGGCCTTTACTCATTCGCTTAGCATCACCACGTTTCGTTATGTGCCGCTGGATCTGGACTCTGGTGATGAGGGAGTTGAGGCCTATCTGGAGCGATTGAATCGAGAGCTTCTGACTCGCTTGCAGGCTGGTGGTGAGGCTTATGTTTCGAATGCGGTGGTTCATGGGCGATTTGCGCTGCGCGCCTGCATCGTGAACTTTCGTACGTCGCTTGCCGATGTTGAAGCGCTGCTGCCCATTGTGGTGAGAATAGGCGGTGAGGTTGATGCTGAGCTTCGAAGTCAGGGTGTTCGCGGTGAGGCGTCGCAAAGGGTTTAG
- a CDS encoding colicin transporter — MTFTRLVRNSFGVATLAGFVLAAPLLAQIQPYNPNDQYGSPAAEQIAQQDPQYGGPPAGAPQDNTYPMQNGAPQAGAPQGIEQAPPAIPDYTQPPAPGDGYIWTPGYWAWSGDGYEWVQGAWVAAPYTGALWTPGYWGYGYGGYFWNTGYWGPYVGYYGGINYGFGYFGIGFYGGYWGGGRFWYNRAYCNIGRGWGGGNFYNRTYNGYSGHPGGASFTHVNNVAYNRGGNYSSGARSSSVNGRSFAQTSAGRSTYNGAGNYAGGRSYSGVSAYSGASRSYAGNTGGSYHPSASAGYSGGGSSYHSSAPSGGYSGGGGSHGGGYSGGGGGGSHGGGGGGHR; from the coding sequence ATGACGTTCACTCGCCTCGTCAGAAACTCTTTCGGTGTAGCAACACTGGCCGGCTTTGTCTTGGCCGCGCCGCTCCTCGCCCAGATCCAGCCCTACAACCCGAACGACCAATACGGCTCTCCCGCAGCCGAACAGATCGCGCAGCAGGATCCTCAGTACGGTGGCCCTCCCGCAGGCGCACCGCAGGACAACACCTACCCCATGCAAAACGGAGCCCCACAAGCTGGCGCCCCACAAGGCATCGAGCAGGCCCCGCCAGCAATCCCCGACTACACCCAACCCCCAGCGCCCGGCGACGGCTACATCTGGACCCCCGGCTACTGGGCCTGGTCCGGTGATGGCTACGAGTGGGTTCAGGGAGCCTGGGTTGCAGCACCCTACACCGGAGCTCTCTGGACGCCTGGCTACTGGGGCTACGGCTACGGCGGCTACTTCTGGAACACCGGCTACTGGGGCCCATACGTCGGCTACTACGGTGGCATTAACTACGGCTTCGGCTACTTCGGCATCGGCTTCTATGGCGGATACTGGGGCGGCGGCCGCTTCTGGTACAACCGCGCCTACTGCAACATCGGCCGCGGCTGGGGCGGAGGCAACTTCTACAACCGCACCTATAACGGATACTCCGGCCACCCCGGCGGTGCGAGCTTCACGCACGTCAACAACGTAGCCTACAACCGCGGCGGAAACTACTCCTCCGGCGCCCGCAGCTCCAGCGTCAACGGCCGCAGCTTCGCGCAAACCAGCGCAGGCCGCTCAACCTACAACGGTGCCGGCAACTACGCAGGCGGCCGTTCGTACAGCGGTGTGAGCGCCTACAGTGGAGCCTCACGCAGCTACGCAGGGAACACCGGCGGCAGCTATCATCCGTCCGCTAGCGCCGGCTACAGTGGGGGTGGCAGCAGCTATCACTCCTCCGCGCCAAGCGGCGGCTACAGCGGTGGCGGTGGCTCACACGGCGGCGGCTACAGCGGAGGCGGTGGCGGCGGCTCACACGGCGGTGGCGGCGGCGGTCATCGCTAA
- a CDS encoding acetamidase/formamidase family protein, whose product MPANPTRFAALCAAALLTIPAAAQQNQTLLATPTTVAWGFYSAKATPVLTVHSGDTVTIQTLSTCGSPERLKSLGIADADIPPYVADIYKNYPASEKGPGGHILTGPVAISEAEPGDVLEVRIQKINIDVPWACNGFGAGRGFLPNDFPYSRTRIIPLDREKMIGHFAPGIDIPLHPFFGSMGIAPPESAGKYNSAPPWMHAGNIDNKEMVAGTTLYIPVNAKGALFEVGDGHAGQGNGEVDITALETQLTGTFQFIVHKAQPGDNAQHLLWPRGETPTQYIAMGFDEDLKTATEMAVRNMITFLAEQIPDHPRLTRDDAYALISTACDVDITQLVDTKSGVHVLCPKNLFTTPR is encoded by the coding sequence ATGCCCGCCAACCCAACCCGCTTCGCCGCCCTGTGCGCCGCTGCACTCCTCACCATCCCCGCCGCCGCACAGCAAAACCAAACCCTCCTAGCCACTCCCACCACCGTAGCCTGGGGCTTCTACTCCGCCAAAGCCACCCCGGTCCTCACCGTCCACTCCGGAGACACCGTCACCATCCAAACCCTCTCCACCTGTGGCTCCCCCGAGCGCCTCAAGTCCCTCGGCATAGCCGACGCCGACATCCCGCCCTACGTCGCCGACATCTACAAGAACTACCCCGCCAGCGAAAAAGGTCCCGGCGGCCACATCCTCACCGGCCCCGTCGCCATCTCCGAAGCCGAACCCGGCGACGTCCTCGAAGTCCGCATTCAAAAAATCAACATCGACGTCCCTTGGGCCTGCAACGGCTTCGGTGCTGGCCGCGGCTTCCTCCCCAACGACTTCCCCTACAGCCGCACCCGCATCATCCCCCTCGACCGCGAAAAGATGATCGGCCACTTCGCCCCCGGCATCGACATCCCCCTCCACCCCTTCTTCGGCAGCATGGGCATCGCCCCACCCGAGTCCGCCGGCAAGTACAACTCCGCCCCACCCTGGATGCACGCCGGCAACATCGACAATAAGGAGATGGTCGCCGGCACCACCCTCTACATCCCCGTCAACGCCAAAGGCGCTCTCTTCGAAGTCGGCGACGGCCACGCCGGCCAGGGCAACGGCGAAGTCGACATCACCGCTCTCGAAACCCAACTCACCGGCACCTTCCAATTCATAGTCCACAAGGCCCAGCCAGGCGACAACGCTCAGCATCTCCTCTGGCCCCGCGGCGAAACCCCCACCCAGTACATCGCCATGGGCTTCGACGAAGACCTCAAAACCGCCACCGAGATGGCCGTTCGCAACATGATCACCTTCCTCGCCGAACAAATTCCCGACCACCCCAGGCTCACCCGCGACGACGCCTACGCCCTCATCTCCACCGCCTGCGACGTCGACATCACCCAACTCGTCGACACCAAGAGCGGCGTCCACGTCCTCTGCCCCAAAAACCTCTTCACCACCCCCAGGTAG
- the murC gene encoding UDP-N-acetylmuramate--L-alanine ligase produces the protein MFVPGHFLFAPSQRIHFIGIGGIGMSGIAEILLTMGYSVSGSDLRRSAVTDRLLGMGARIFEGHVASNAAASDVVVTSSAVAKDNPEVLEAKERKIPVIQRAEMLAELMRLKYGIAVAGMHGKTTTTSMVAAVLQGGGLDPTVVVGGRVNALGSNARLGNSQYLVAEADESDRSFLKLSPVLAVVTNLDREHMDCYRDMADVEVAFVEFMDRLPFYGATTACVDNALLRTVVPRVRRKVYTYGESADADFRVEILPKDEACHSCFAVNYKGLVLGTFRLHVPGRHNVLNAAAAVAVGVQLGVAPDQIAAGLETFRGVDRRFQIKGEVRGVTVVDDYGHHPTEILATLRAARECGYARVHVLFQPHRFTRTRDLMTEFAGAFKDADTVEVLDIYAASEAPIVGVDAQALVKAIKAAGGEKVGYAPSVADGVGMLVREAKAGDVILTLGAGSVSQAGSALLEGLAANG, from the coding sequence ATGTTTGTGCCTGGGCACTTTTTGTTTGCGCCGTCGCAGCGGATTCACTTTATTGGTATCGGCGGGATTGGGATGAGTGGGATCGCAGAGATCCTGCTGACGATGGGGTATTCGGTTTCGGGGAGTGATCTGCGGCGGAGTGCGGTGACGGATCGGCTGCTGGGAATGGGGGCGCGGATCTTTGAGGGGCATGTAGCGAGCAATGCTGCGGCTAGCGATGTGGTGGTGACCAGCTCGGCGGTTGCAAAGGATAATCCTGAGGTTCTGGAGGCGAAAGAGCGAAAGATTCCGGTGATTCAGCGGGCGGAGATGCTCGCAGAGTTGATGCGGCTGAAGTATGGGATTGCCGTGGCCGGGATGCATGGGAAGACGACGACGACTTCGATGGTGGCGGCGGTGCTGCAAGGTGGTGGGCTGGATCCGACGGTGGTTGTTGGGGGCAGGGTGAATGCACTGGGTTCGAATGCGCGGTTGGGGAACTCGCAGTACCTGGTGGCGGAGGCGGATGAGAGCGATCGGAGTTTTCTAAAGTTGTCGCCGGTCTTGGCGGTGGTGACGAATCTGGATCGCGAGCATATGGATTGCTATCGTGATATGGCGGATGTTGAAGTTGCGTTTGTGGAGTTTATGGATCGGCTGCCGTTTTATGGGGCGACTACGGCTTGTGTCGACAATGCGCTGCTGCGGACGGTGGTGCCTCGGGTGAGGCGGAAGGTTTATACGTATGGCGAGAGTGCGGATGCGGACTTTCGCGTGGAGATTTTGCCGAAGGATGAGGCGTGTCATTCGTGTTTTGCGGTGAACTATAAGGGATTGGTGCTGGGGACGTTTCGGCTGCATGTGCCGGGGCGGCACAACGTGCTGAATGCGGCGGCTGCGGTTGCGGTGGGAGTGCAGTTGGGGGTGGCTCCGGACCAGATTGCGGCGGGGCTGGAGACGTTTCGCGGTGTGGATCGGCGGTTTCAGATCAAGGGTGAGGTTCGTGGGGTGACAGTGGTGGATGATTATGGGCATCATCCGACGGAGATTCTGGCTACGCTGCGAGCGGCGCGGGAGTGCGGGTATGCGCGGGTGCATGTTTTGTTTCAGCCGCATCGGTTTACGCGGACGCGGGATCTGATGACGGAGTTTGCCGGGGCCTTCAAGGATGCCGATACTGTCGAGGTGCTGGATATCTATGCGGCGAGCGAGGCTCCGATTGTGGGCGTCGATGCGCAGGCGCTGGTGAAGGCGATCAAGGCGGCGGGTGGCGAGAAGGTAGGGTATGCGCCGTCTGTTGCTGATGGCGTGGGTATGCTCGTGCGGGAGGCTAAGGCGGGGGATGTCATTTTGACGTTGGGGGCGGGGAGTGTATCGCAGGCCGGGTCGGCGCTGCTGGAGGGGTTGGCCGCAAATGGGTGA
- a CDS encoding cell division protein FtsQ/DivIB, whose product MFSKRGTAVLEAPEQKYASESRGPRRVSASPDRRLRRDLSEDFADDPHWDDEAPAGRRKAGVRVRFRGLPSTKWGRIAAGCGLVACLGVCAGLYLAARSFLLHDERFLIPSSSSIEFQGNAHVTRAQLLSIFGEDIERNIFKVSLPERRAELERLPWVAHATVMRLLPNRIRVSIVERTPVAFVRQGNHIGLVDANGVLLDMPMDAKPNSHYSFPVVTGIAANDPLSVRAARMKIYERFTTELDGSGEKISEGLSEVDLSNPEDVKALIPDKSNEILVHFGDVDFLERYRRFQEHLPEWRTVYPKLSSVDMRYERQVVLEMQSGAGVPVANSGDGASASSAADSKTAAAAMSNAVDDALKTSAKAAPAVHSPVAKHAAIAKGKPAPSHPTVQSKAAAAAEAKKKKDAKAKAQAAAAKHHAVAAQGPATTTQYHPTQAAHP is encoded by the coding sequence GTGTTTTCGAAGCGCGGGACAGCGGTGCTAGAGGCGCCTGAGCAGAAGTATGCTTCGGAGTCACGAGGGCCGCGACGAGTCTCGGCTTCTCCAGACCGGAGGCTGCGGCGTGATCTTAGCGAAGATTTCGCGGACGACCCGCATTGGGACGATGAAGCTCCGGCGGGGCGGCGTAAGGCGGGAGTGCGAGTGCGGTTTCGCGGCCTGCCTTCGACGAAGTGGGGAAGGATTGCGGCTGGCTGTGGTTTGGTTGCATGTCTTGGGGTTTGCGCCGGGTTGTATCTTGCGGCGAGGAGTTTTCTGTTGCACGATGAGCGGTTCTTGATTCCGTCTTCTTCTTCGATTGAGTTTCAGGGCAATGCGCATGTGACGCGAGCGCAGCTGCTGAGCATCTTCGGGGAAGATATCGAACGGAACATCTTTAAGGTTTCGCTGCCGGAGCGGCGTGCCGAGTTGGAGAGGCTGCCGTGGGTGGCCCACGCGACGGTGATGCGTCTGCTGCCAAACCGGATACGAGTTTCGATTGTGGAGAGGACGCCGGTGGCGTTTGTGCGGCAGGGCAACCATATCGGACTGGTGGACGCGAACGGCGTGTTGCTGGACATGCCCATGGACGCGAAGCCGAATAGCCACTACTCGTTTCCGGTGGTCACGGGGATCGCGGCGAATGATCCGCTGTCGGTGCGTGCGGCGCGGATGAAGATCTATGAGCGCTTTACGACGGAGCTGGATGGGTCGGGAGAGAAGATCTCTGAGGGCTTGAGTGAGGTGGACCTGTCGAATCCGGAGGATGTGAAGGCGCTGATTCCGGATAAGTCGAACGAGATCCTGGTTCACTTTGGCGATGTAGATTTTCTGGAGCGGTATCGCCGGTTTCAGGAGCATCTGCCGGAGTGGCGAACGGTTTATCCGAAGCTGTCTTCGGTGGATATGCGGTATGAGCGGCAGGTGGTGCTGGAGATGCAGTCTGGCGCGGGAGTGCCGGTTGCAAACTCTGGTGATGGGGCGAGCGCTTCATCGGCTGCTGATTCGAAGACGGCCGCGGCTGCTATGTCTAATGCGGTTGACGATGCGTTGAAGACCTCAGCAAAGGCTGCGCCTGCTGTGCATTCTCCTGTGGCGAAGCATGCTGCGATTGCGAAGGGGAAGCCTGCGCCTTCTCATCCGACTGTGCAGAGTAAAGCTGCTGCCGCTGCTGAAGCGAAGAAGAAGAAAGACGCAAAGGCGAAGGCGCAGGCTGCTGCGGCGAAGCATCATGCGGTTGCAGCACAGGGGCCAGCTACTACGACGCAGTATCATCCTACGCAGGCGGCGCATCCATGA
- the ftsA gene encoding cell division protein FtsA, which translates to MNQKQDNLITVLDAGSTKSCVLVAELQDGVLRYRGHGIEPSRGMRKGLIAELGPAAEAINRAALTAERMTKAGIETAIVGIGGTHVRGVNSRGGISMGSRMREITREEVRAAVDRARSVALPPDREVLHLLPQEFILDDQPGIHDPVGMVGNRLEVNLHLSTCSGGVAQSVITCANRAGLEVQDTVYEGIAAAEAVLSADERELGVCMADIGSSTTELAVFFEGSIAHTAVLPIGGDHFTNDLAVGLHVTVEEAEYLKKMYGHCVVTAVPQLNEIEVGGNLAFSGGQPARMVRQRFLAEILEPRARELFTMLRDNLRHGGVLEALGAGCVVTGGGANMAGLLDNAESLLRVPARIGYPVPLSRMPAELATPEFAVAIGMLLYTHRTQVRRASEEQGLKAKLKAIFAGSF; encoded by the coding sequence ATGAACCAAAAACAAGACAACCTGATTACCGTGCTGGACGCTGGGAGCACGAAGAGCTGTGTCCTGGTGGCGGAGCTGCAGGACGGCGTGCTGCGGTATCGCGGGCACGGTATTGAACCGTCGCGGGGAATGCGTAAGGGATTGATTGCGGAGCTGGGGCCGGCGGCGGAGGCGATTAATCGAGCGGCGCTGACTGCGGAGCGAATGACGAAAGCTGGGATCGAGACGGCGATTGTGGGGATCGGCGGGACGCATGTGCGTGGAGTGAACTCGCGCGGCGGCATCAGTATGGGTAGCCGGATGCGCGAGATTACGAGAGAAGAGGTGCGGGCTGCGGTGGATCGTGCGCGGTCGGTGGCGCTGCCTCCGGATCGCGAGGTGCTGCACCTTTTGCCGCAGGAGTTTATTTTGGATGACCAGCCGGGGATTCATGATCCGGTGGGGATGGTGGGGAACAGGCTTGAGGTGAATCTGCATCTGTCGACGTGCTCGGGAGGCGTGGCGCAGAGCGTGATTACGTGCGCGAATCGTGCCGGGCTTGAGGTGCAGGACACGGTGTACGAGGGGATTGCCGCGGCTGAAGCTGTGTTGAGTGCGGATGAGCGTGAGCTCGGTGTTTGTATGGCCGATATCGGCTCCAGTACGACGGAGCTGGCGGTGTTCTTTGAGGGGTCGATTGCGCATACGGCGGTGCTGCCGATTGGTGGGGATCACTTTACCAACGATCTCGCGGTGGGGCTGCATGTGACGGTGGAAGAGGCGGAGTATCTGAAGAAGATGTATGGGCACTGCGTGGTGACGGCTGTGCCGCAGTTGAATGAGATTGAAGTTGGAGGGAATCTCGCATTCTCTGGTGGGCAACCGGCGCGGATGGTGCGGCAGAGATTTCTGGCGGAGATTCTGGAGCCGCGTGCGCGTGAGTTGTTCACGATGCTGCGGGATAATCTGCGGCATGGTGGCGTGTTGGAGGCGTTGGGCGCAGGCTGCGTTGTGACCGGTGGCGGTGCGAATATGGCGGGGCTGCTGGATAATGCGGAGAGTCTGCTGCGGGTTCCGGCTCGGATTGGGTATCCAGTGCCGCTGTCGCGGATGCCTGCGGAGTTGGCGACGCCGGAGTTCGCGGTTGCGATTGGGATGCTGCTTTATACGCACCGGACGCAGGTACGGCGTGCGAGTGAGGAGCAAGGGCTGAAGGCGAAGTTGAAGGCGATCTTTGCTGGAAGCTTTTAG
- a CDS encoding ArsR/SmtB family transcription factor produces MNDQITSTFAALADPTRRAILARLALGETSVTELAAPFEMSMPAISRHLKVLERAGLISRGREAQWRPCKLNPKPLKGAAEWLEEYRQFWEQRFDRLEEYLKTMQAKEKRRVKKK; encoded by the coding sequence ATGAACGATCAGATTACATCAACGTTTGCTGCTTTGGCCGATCCAACCCGACGGGCGATTCTTGCGCGACTGGCGTTGGGAGAGACGTCTGTGACTGAGCTTGCTGCGCCGTTTGAGATGAGCATGCCTGCAATTTCGCGTCACCTGAAGGTGCTTGAGAGAGCAGGGCTGATCTCGCGCGGGCGTGAAGCGCAGTGGCGGCCTTGCAAATTGAATCCTAAGCCTTTGAAAGGGGCTGCGGAGTGGTTGGAGGAGTATCGACAGTTCTGGGAGCAGAGGTTCGATCGGCTGGAAGAGTACTTGAAGACGATGCAGGCGAAGGAGAAACGTCGCGTCAAAAAGAAATAA
- a CDS encoding SRPBCC domain-containing protein: MSAATMTSMETVHQELRIKRVFDAPRELVWKAWTDPEHMKRWFGPREFVAQNLSADARVGGKWRNCLHSDGFDGGDGVRRRLDLWQGGEYLELVEPERLVFTFHWEEGNGLPEHDTVITITLEEHDGKTTMNFHQAFFVTEEDRDGHIKGWNSTFDKLDDLLFEVKHGH, encoded by the coding sequence ATGAGCGCAGCGACGATGACTTCTATGGAGACGGTTCACCAGGAACTGCGGATTAAACGGGTCTTCGATGCCCCACGGGAGTTGGTGTGGAAGGCGTGGACCGATCCGGAGCATATGAAGCGGTGGTTTGGTCCGCGTGAGTTTGTGGCGCAAAACCTGAGCGCGGATGCTCGTGTGGGCGGGAAGTGGCGCAACTGCTTGCATAGCGATGGTTTCGACGGAGGCGACGGTGTTCGGCGGAGGCTCGATCTATGGCAAGGCGGTGAGTACCTGGAGTTGGTTGAGCCGGAGAGGCTGGTGTTCACGTTTCACTGGGAGGAAGGGAACGGTCTTCCCGAGCATGACACTGTGATTACGATCACTTTGGAAGAGCATGATGGGAAGACGACGATGAACTTTCATCAGGCGTTCTTCGTAACTGAAGAGGATAGGGACGGGCATATTAAGGGCTGGAACAGCACTTTCGACAAGCTGGATGATCTTTTGTTCGAGGTGAAGCATGGTCATTGA